In the Pectinatus sottacetonis genome, CGGCATTAGTATCATTATTTATTTTGATTGCAACAGCAAAATCTTTACCGCAAGTTTTTTTTATGCCTTTTATTATTTCAGTGCAGAGACGAAAACGATTTTCGATACTTCCACCATATTCATCTGTCCTGGTATTGAATGATTCATCAATAAAACGTGATAATAAGTAACTGTGGGCAGCATGTAGCTGGATACCATCAACCTTAGCCTGTTTCAGGCGGTAGGCTGCATCAATAAAAGCTTTTTTTATAATTTGAATTTGTTCTATGGAAAGACGCTTGGCATAACGATTTTTTTTGATTTCACATTCAGTAACATCATAAAGATCATCAGTATCAACAGCCCGAGGACCAGCATGACTGATTTGAGGAATAAATAAGCAATTATTTTTGTGGATCAAATCAGCAGCTTTAGAAAATTGGGCAATATAATTATCATTATCAATACGGATTTGTTCTTTGTTTGCGAGTCCACCTGAAAGAACACAACAGTGACCGCTTATGATAAGGGCAAGATGGTTACGGCTAAGAGTATCATACATTGTATATTCTTCATTAGTCATAAAACCATCTTCAGTTCCTAAAAAACTATGAACAGCTGAGCGAATAAAAGGATTTTTTAATTTTATATGTGATAATTGAATAGGTGTATTTAGAGGAAACATAGTTCATATCCTTTGTAAAAAATAATTAGTGGCATACTTCTATCTATAAATAATATATAATAGAAGTTTCTCGTCGTCACAAAGAGATCATGGTATCTGGTGTGGTATGACGGGCTAACCCCGTGTGTCTCACGGTTTTATTTTAGTATATTATTATAATAAATTCAATTTTTTGTACGGGAAATTTGAGCACCTAAACTACATAATTTACCAACAAGATTATCATAACCTCGGTCAATATGGTGAATATAGCCTATTTGTGTTTCACCTTCAGCAACTAGGCCCGCTAAAACCATTGCGGCCCCTGCCCGGAGATCAGTAGCCTTAACTTGACAACCTAAAAGATGATCTACACCCTCGACCACTGAAGTACGGCCCTCTATTTTAATGTTGGCACCCATACGCTTTAATTCATCAACATGCATAAATCTGTTTTCAAAAACAGTTTCTGTAACAAGACCAGTTCCTTCAGATATGGTAAGCATAGCCATGAATTGTGCCTGCATATCAGTGGGAAAACCAGGATAAGGCATTGTTTTTATGTCGACAGCCTTAAGTTTTTTATTATTTCTTACACGAATGCCCTTTACATCTTCGATGATTTCAGCACCTGCTTCAGATAATTTGGCAATAATAGGTTTAAGATGTTCACTGATCGCGTTCTCAATATAAATATCACCTCTTGTCATAGCAGCAGCTACCATATAGGTACCTGCTTCGATGCGGTCAGGAATAATAGTATAATTGCAGCCTGTTAATTTCCTTACGCCATCAATTTTTATGACATTAGTACCAGCACCACGGATTTTTGCTCCCATCATATTAAGAAAATTTGCTAAATCAATAATTTCCGGTTCCTGAGCTGGGTTTTCCAGAATAGTCTGTCCTTCAGCCATACAGGCAGCCATCATGATATTTTCAGTGGCGCCAACACTGGGAAAATCCAGATAAATTTTAGCTCCTTTTAATTTATCTGGAACAGTGGCATTAATAAAACCATGCCCAATTTCTATTTGTGCGCCAAGTGCCTCAAAACCTTTCAAATGAAGGTCAATAGGACGAGTACCAATGGCACAGCCACCTGGCAGTGAAATTTTAGAGTGGCCGCAGCGTGAAAGAAGCGGGCCCATAATGAGAAATGAAGCCCGCATTTTACGTATTAATTCATATGGTGCTTCGCAGGAATTAATATTCGTACTGTCAGCTGTAAAAATATTTTTCCCTTTATCAAACTGTACATTAACTCCAAGTTTTGATAAAACTTCAGAGATTGTTTCAACATCGTCCAAACAAGGGACCTCTTCCAGTATACAAGGACAATCCTGTCCTAATAGTGTAGCGGCAATTATAGGTAAAACAGCATTTTTAGCGCCGCTTATTTTTACACGGCCCTTGAGTTTTACGCCGCCGTTTATAACTAGTTTTTCCAATTTTTATCCCCCGAAAATGCTTGTATGTCATATAGTTTACCATTTAAAAATCTATCTGGCAAGCGTTATATTAAGCCTATTGGGAAAGAAAATAAAAGAATGGTAAATTAATCTGATGTATAGGTAAAAAATGAAGTTAAGAATAAGCTTTTTAGTAAAAGATTAAATTTTATTGCAAATTGTCTTTTGGGAATGTATAATTTCAAAGAGATAAAATATTTTAAAGAAAGGCTGGACCGAATGATAAAAAAATTTAATATCATGCAAAACTTAGGCAAATATATTTTTGTCGCAATGATTCTTGGCATTATAGCTGGTTTAACTATGGGTGATGGAGCAAAAGTCTTTGCTCCAGTAGGTGATCTGTTCATGCAACTTATTAAAATGGTTGTTATGCCAATGATTCTTTTTTCTATTGTTGGTGGGGCAGCATCCTTAGGTGGCTCTAAATCGGCAGGAAAGATTGGGCTGGTAACATTTGTTTATTATGCAGTTACCACTCTTATAGCTACAGTAATAGGATTATTTTTTGGAGAATTTTTTAAACCAGGAGCAGGTATAAGTATTGCATCCTTGGGAGGAGCAGCAGATGCTGCTAAATATGCGGATAAAGGGCATATCCCAGGATTTTGGGATACAATTATTGGTTTTGTACCGGCAAATCCGTTTCAAGCATTAGTTAGTGGAAACATATTGCAGATAATAGTATTTGCATTGTTTCTTGGTTTTGCTATCTCTGCGATGGATGATAAAAAACGCACATATCTTTTAAACTTATTTAATACACTTACAGAAGCTATTGTTGGAATTATGAATATTATTATGTGTTTTGCGCCAATTGGTGTATTTGGTTTAATGGCAGGTTCTATTGGAACCTTTGGCTCTGATGTTTTAATAAAATTGTTATATTTACTGGGATTATATATTGTAGTATTGATGATACAGAATTATGCTGTTATTGGAGGCAGTGTAGCACTATTTTCTAAATGTACTTCATACAAACAATTTTTCAAGAGCATATATAAAGTGCAGTTGTTTGCTTTTTCTACGGCTTCTTCAATGGCAACTTTGCCACTCAATATGCGGACAACAGTGGATGAATTAAAAGTATCAAAAGAAACTACTGCTTTTGCGCTGCCGTTGGGAGCCACGATAAACATGAATGGAAATGCTGCTTATTATGCTATTGCAGCCAGTTTTTTTGCCCAGATGTTTGGCATAGATCTCACTATATCACAATATATTGCTATTTGTTTCACCGCAACGGTAGGGGCTGTTGGACAGGCAGGTGTGCCAGGACCTACATTATTGGTTGTAGCTGTGCTGATGGCAGCCAATATACCAATTACAGCGTTACCTATTTTATTTGGGGTAGACCGTATTTTTGATATGCTGCGTACATCTATTAATGTTACGGGGGATGCAGCATGCGCTACGATTGTTGACCGTCTGCGCAGTGATGAAGAGGTGGGTTAAGTTCAACTCATAAAATGGACATTTTTTGAAATTATAGGATCATTGCTAAAGTGTATTTATAAAATACCTTGGCAATGGTCCTCTTATTTTAGGCAGAGTATTTTTATACTGTATTGAAAAAATTTTTATATTGGAATAAACTTAATTAACGAACAGTATAAACAGTATAAAAAATTTATTATTTGGAGGTATATTTATGGATAAAAGAATAGAACTATTGGCGCATAATCTTATTACTTATTCTACACATATAAAGAAAGGGGAAAAAATACTCATTGAAATATTTGACACAGGAATGGAATTGGCAGGGGCTTTAGTAAAAGAAACGTATAAGATTGGAGGAATTCCATTCCTTGCAGTAAAACAGCAAAGATTACAGCGAGAACTGCTTATAGGTGCAAGTAAGCAGCAAATGCAGATTATTGCTGAATATGAAAGTATGCGCATGAAACAAATGGATGCATATATTGCAGTGCGTGGTAGCGATAATGTAAGTGAAATGAGTGATGTGCCACCTGAAAAAATGAAGTTATATCAACAAGATTGGTTAAAACCGGTTCATAGTGACATAAGAGTGCCATATACTAAATGGTGTGTATTGCGTTATCCCAATGGGGCGATGGCACAGCTTGCCAATATGAGTACAGAACAGTTTACAGATTATTATTTTAATGTATGCAATCTTGATTATCAAAAAATGCGTGAAGCAATGACACCGCTGAAAAAACGTATGGAAAATACTGATAAAGTACATATAAAAGGACCTGACACAGATATTGTTTTTTCAATAAAGGGGTTGCCGGCAGTAAAATGTTCAGGCGAATGTAATATTCCTGATGGGGAATTATATACAGCACCTGTAAAAGATTCTATAAATGGGACAATAACTTATAATACACCGGCAGTTTATCAGGGTGTTACTTTTGAACATATTTCACTGACATTTAAAAATGGAAAGATAGTAAAAGCAACAGCTAACAATAATGAAATGCTGAATAAAATATTGGATACTGATGAAGGTGCACGTTATGTTGGTGAATTTTCCTTTGGGTTGAATCCATATATAAATAAGCCAATGAAGGATACATTATTCGATGAAAAAATAAGTGGGAGCATTCATTTTACACCAGGTTGCGCATATGATGATGCTGATAACAGTAATCGTTCTTCTATCCATTGGGATTTGGTATTGATCCAGACAGAAGAATATGGCGGAGGAGAAATTTTCCTTGATGATGAATTAATAAGAAAAAATGGTTTGTTTGTTGCAAAGGATCTGCAATGTCTTAATCCGGTTAATTTAAAATAAATATTATACATGTCATCAATCGTCAACTTTATATATTATAAAGTTGACGATTGATGTTTTTTGTGCTTTAATAGTAAAAGATAAAATAATATCTGCTATAGATTTTTTAGTTAAATTTTAAAACAGGAAAAGTAAAATAAAATTGTTTTTGGGTTTTAAATGGTGTAATAACTTATTTAAAACAGGAAAATATATTATTTTACCAGATAACAGCAATTATTCAGCAGTATAAAGTCTTATATTAGCATGGTTGCAGCTTTAAAAATATCTGGGTTTCTCCTGTAATTACTATTTTTGAAGAAAGACTGGTGATATGTTAAAGATATGTCAAGAAAATTAACAGTAAGGGATATTGTTTTGTGCGGGCTATTTACAGCACTTATAGCTATAGGTGCTTTTATCAGAATACCTGTCCCAGTTGTGCCGTTCACATTGCAATTTTTATTTACAATGCTGGCGGGACTTTTACTTGGCGGGAGATTGGGGGCTATAAGTGTAGGAGCGTATGTGATATTAGGCTTGATAGGACTGCCTATTTTTACTGATGGCGGTGGCCCAGGATATGTATTTCAGCCTACTTTTGGTTATCTTATTGGTTTCATAATCGCCAGCGGAGTAACTGGCTCACTGGCTAATAAAGTGGCAAAACCTTCATATAAAAGACTGTTAGCAGCAGATTTTATTGGATTAGTCATTGTTTATACTTTTGGATTGGTATATTGTTATTTTATTAGCAATTTTTATCTGGGAAAAGCGGTAACAGCGTGGGTCGTTTTTCTGTATGGATTTATTTTAGCTGTGCCGGGAGACATATTTTTATGTATAGCAGCAGCGGTTATAAGCAAGAAGGTAATCCCTATTGTACACAGTAGATAAGATAAATAGATTTAGAAATGGATTTTAAAAGAAGGTATATTTTAATGCGCAGTGATGCAACAAGGGACTATTCTTAGCAATGCCAGAAAAATAATAAAGGGATGATATAAAAAATGAATACAGGAATAATAAAAGAACTTAAAGCTACTGTGCTGCAGGGAATAATGATAGACCGTGAAGAAGCAGAAATGCTTATAGAAGTACCACTCGATGAACTTTGTGCGGCAGCCAATGAAATAAGGAAACATTTTTGTGGCAATATTTTTGATATTTGCACGATCATAAATGGAAAAAGTGGCAGGTGCTCAGAAAATTGCAAATATTGCGCACAATCTGTTTTTTATAAAACAAAAGTGGATACTTATGGAGTACTTGATACTCAGGAAATTGTTGCTGGTGCCCGTTATAATGAGGATAAAGGTGTGCTGCGGTATTCAATAGTTACTGCCGGTAAAAGTTTGAATGATAAAGAAATTGCTGAAATGTGTAATACTGTAAAAGCTATTAATAAGCAGGGGAAAATAAATGTTTGTGTGTCCTTTGGATTATTGAATGAAGAACAATATAAAAAAATGTATGATGCTGGTGTAAGACGGGTACATAATAATTTAGAAGCATCAGAACACTATTTTCCCAATATATGCACAACACATAGTTTTCAGGATAAAGTTAAAGCAATAAAAGCTGCACAGCGAGCGGGCATGAATGTATGCAGCGGAGGGATAATGGGGCTGGGCGAAACGATGTCAGATCGTATAGATATGGCATTATCACTTAGAAAATTAAAGGTGAAATCTGTACCGGTAAACATGCTTAATCCAATACCGTATACACCGTTTGAACATAATAAGGTATTAACAAATGATGAAATGGCACGTATTGTTGCCATATACAGGTTTATTCTTCCCGATGTATCTATCAGACTGGCAGGTGGACGTGGGTTACTGCCTGATAAAGGTAAGAAGTGTTTTCAGTCTGGTGCCAATGCAGCAATATCAGGCGATATGCTGACAACTTCCGGGATAACGATTGATACAGATATGAATATGATAAAAGAATTAGGATTTAAAGTGGGGCTATGGAATGAATAATAAAACAAAAGGTCTTTTTATTACGGCTACAGGGACAGACATAGGAAAAACGTATGTTACAGGATTGATCGTAAAAAAAATGCGTGATGCAGGCTTCAATTGCGGTTATTATAAAGCAGCTATAAGCGGAGCCGACAGTGTAAAAGAAAGTGACGCAGGATATGTCAATCAGTTTGCTGGGATAGGTCAAAGTGACGACAGCTTAGTACCATATCTTTATAAAGAAGCAGTATCACCACATTTAGCGTCTAAACTGGAAAAAAATCCAGTTGAAATGTCCGTGGTGAAAGACGGTTTTTATAAAAATGCACAAAAATTTTCTTACTTAACCATGGAGGGAAGTGGTGGGATAGTATGTCCTATTCGCTATGATGCAAAAGCAAAAATGTTTTTGAAAGACATCATAAGAGAATTGTCATTACCATGTTTAATAGTTGCTGACGCAGGGCTAGGGACAATAAATGAAGTGGTTCTTACGGTGGAGTATATGAAAACTCATTCACTGATAATAAAAGGGATTATTCTGAATAACTACTCAGGCGGAGTTATGCAGGATGATAATATAAAAATGATAGAAAATATGACCGGTATGGAAATTATTGCATTGGTAAAAAAAGATGATAAAGAACTCAATATTTCAGTAGAGAAACTGGCAGCACTTTACGAATAAAAGTTAAGAGGCGTTATTGTAAATGAATAAATTAGTTGAAGAAGATCTGAAATACATATGGCATCCGTGTTCGCAAATGAAAGATTATGAAACATTACCTCCAATCGTTATTGACCACGCAAAGGGTTCGTATTTATATGATATCGATGGTAATGAATATATTGATATTATAAGTTCATGGTGGTGCAATCTGCTGGGACATTGCAATCCAGTGATAAATGCAGCGATAAAAAAGCAGCTTGATACGCTGGAACATGTTATTTTTGCTAACCTATCACATAAACCGGCTATTGAATTATGTCAGCAGCTCATAAAAGTTATTCCCAAGGGATTAGTTAAGTTCAATTTTGCTGATAATGGTTCATCAGCAGTGGAATGTGCATTGAAAATGGCATTCCAGTATCATTCACAGACAGGTAATACTGAACGTACGCGTTTTATGTGCTTGAGTGAAGGTTATCACGGGGAAACAATAGGAGCTTTATCCGTCGGCAGTATGGATCTTTATGCTAAAATTTACAAACCTATGCTGATGGATACCATTCATATACAGGCACCTGACTGTTATCGTTGTCCTTATGGCTGTACTCGGGATAACTGTAAGTGTGAATGCTTTGAAAATGCGGAAAAAGATTTTGCCAGATATGGGGAAAAAACAGCGGCTATCATAATAGAACCATTATTACAGGGAAGTGCCGGTATGCGCATATATCCGGCACTTTATCTGAAAAAATTGCGTGAGCTTTGTAATAAAACTGGCGTATTACTGATTGCTGATGAAATAGCAACAGGATTTGGTCGTACAGGGAAAATGTTTGCTTGTGATCATGCCAAGATTTCACCAGATATAATGTGTATTTCCAAGGGGCTTACTGGCGGCTACATGCCAATGTCAATGACATTGACAACACAAAAGATTTATGATGCTTTTTATGCTGATTATAATGAGGGCCGTGCTTTTATGCACAGCCATACCTATAGTGGTAATCCTCTTGGCTGTAGTGCAGCTTTAGCTGTACAAAAAATACTGCAGGAAGATAAAGTTTTGGAAAGAGCACAAGGAACAGCAAAATATCTTAATACAAAACTCTGCGAAAAACTTAATGAACATAAAAATGTAGGAGAAATACGCCATATAGGGCTTATTAATGCTATTGAGTTAGTTAAGAACAAGGATAGTAAAGAGGCATTTGACCCTAAACTGCGTATTGGCTATGAAATTTACAAGAGAGCACTCAAGAAAGGTTTATTGCTCAGACCTCTAGGAGATGTATTATATTTTAATCCAGCACTGAACATTAAAGAAAGTACACTGGACACAGCTATCGACAGGTGCTTGGCATCCATGGATGAAATATTAAAATAGATTATTGTAAAAAGTAGGTTTATCATATGTAGAAACTTCCCTCATATAGTGTTGTATAGTAGTTTTATGAGGAAAATATTATTTATGACAGATATTTTTATAGTAAATATCTGTCATAAATAATAGAGAAAGTTATAATTTTTGTTTTCCATAAAAATTATTAGACATTACAACAAATATTTATAAAATGAGTAAATAGTGGTATAATAAACTCGAATTGATATTGTTATAAATTTATAGAAAATTCCGTATTTTATAAACGGGTAAACAGATATAATTTTATTGGGAGGCAGCTTATGAGATTAGCAATTGTAGAACCTATAGGAATTGATAAGGCAAAATGCCATGAATTGGCAGAAACAATATTAAAGAATAAAATTGAAGTTAGTTATTATAATAGTCCGGCAGATTATAAAGAGAAAATAAAGCGTTCACAAGGGGCACAGGCAGTAATGATAGCCAATAATCCTTATAAAGATAATATTCTATCGCAATGCCCCGAACTAAAAATGATATCAGTGGCTTTTACTGGTGTTGATCATGTAGGGATGGAATATTGCCGCAAAAATAAAATAGTGGTTTCCAATTGTTCAGGTTATGCTAATGAAGCTGTGAGTGAACTAGTAATAGGTATGTGTATATCATTATATAGAAATATAGCTGCCAGTAATGAAGCTGTCCGCAACGGAAAGACCAATGAAAATTTTCTGGGCAGTGAGCTTGCCGGTAAAAAATTTGGGGTTATCGGGGCAGGTGCCATAGGATTAAAAACCGCAGCACTGGCAAAAGCTTTTGGGTGTGAGGTATATTGTTATAGAAGGCATTTATCAGGAAAAAGTGATTATATGTTTGTCGATATGGATACTATACTGAAAACTTGTGATATTATTTCACTGCATACGCCGCTCAATGAAGAAACAAGGGGATTAATTGATGTTAATAAGATAAAATTAATGAAAAAAAATGCTATTTTAATAAATACGGCAAGAGGGCCTGTAGTGGATGCGCATGCCTTAGCTCAAGCTCTTAAGGAACATCGGATAGCTGGAGCTGGTATAGATGTATTTGATACTGAACCACCATTAGCAAAAGATGAACCGCTGCTTAATGTTCCTAATGTTATCTTAACGCCTCATATTGGTTTTAACACAAGAGAGGCTATAGAAAAGAGAGCAGTAACAGCGTTTACTAATGTAGCTAAATGGCTTGAAGGGATGCCACAGAATGTGATGTAACAGTTTTATGATTATATGAGGCAATATTGGATAATGTGCCTACTGGTTTGATAAAATAAAAAAATATCTGTATTAAAATGAAACTGCAGTAGATAAATATTTTCTTCATAAAGATGTGATGTATATTGTTAAGCTGTATAGCATAACAGGTTGCATCTTGTGAAGTTAATTATAAGCTGTAGTTTTATTTTAGTATAATTTTTTAAAATACAAGTTACAGAAAATTTTGTCTATATAAAAAACACCTTGACAAATCTGCACAAAAAAAGTAAACTAACGTTAGGTAGGAAAACAGATTAATTAATTTTAAGGAGATAATAATGTGAAGGTGATATTTATTGTACCAACTGATGCCATACGGCGGACACCAGTTTATCGCCTGGGAGGAAGTATTTATGGATATTCAAATGTCATCACTGGGCCATTGGTATTAGGACATATTTTGAAAAATGCCGGACATCAGGTTGAAGTTTATGAAGAACTAAATGAAGATGTAGATTTTTCTCAGTGTATGGATGCAGATGTTATTGGTATTTATACGATGACTTCCTGTGCGCCGCGGGCCTATAACATTGCGGATATGTTTAGGCAGCATAACTGTCGTGTAATCCTTGGTGGGATGCATGCCAGTGCTGTCCCCGAAGAAGCAATTAAGCATGCTGATCAGGTAATTGTTGGTGAGGCCGAAAGTGTTATTAAGGATGTTGTGGAGAAAAAAATAACAGATAAAATAATTAAAGCACCGATTATTTATAATTTAGATGAAATTCCCTTTCCTGATTATTCATTATTGAAAACATCATGTAGTGCCGCTAATGTGATAACGACAAGAGGTTGTCCATTTTCCTGCAGCTTTTGTACGACTTCTCGTATGTTTCATCCATATAGGGAACGCAGTGTAGAAAATGTCATAGAGGAATTGCGCTATTATAAATCGTTGGGGTTCAAGTGTATGAATTTTGAGGATGATAATTTTACTGCTAATAAGAAACGGACTAAGAAATTGCTTCGTAGGATGATCGAAGAAAATCTGGTCTTTAAAGAAACTTTCTTTTTTGGGCGCACAGACTTAGCTGAAGACGAAGAACTGCTGCAACTACTGCAAAAAGCACATTTAAATCGTGTTCTTGTGGGCATTGAATCATTAAATCAGAAATCATTAAATGCAATCAATAAAAAACAAAAAATAGTGGATATTGAAAAATGTGCTAAACGTCTAGCACAGTATAAGATAAGACTTATAGCTAGTTTAGTATTGGGCCTGGATGATGATAGTATAGAAGACATTCGGCGGGGAGTAAAGTTTTGCAGGCATATCAATGCTTACCAATTGCAACCGGCTGTATTGACACCATTTCCTGGAACACCAGTTTACAAAAAATTTATTAAGGAAAAGAGAATGATTACAGATAACTGGAGGTATTTTGATATGATGAATGTTACGTTTAAACCGCGTAATATGTCAGCATGGCAGCTGCAAAAAGAATTTTTTCATTCTGTGCGAAAATTTTACAATTTTACTTCATCCTTTAAAATTATGAGGCTTTTTGGTTTTGATTCGGGTATAAGACGTTTGGGATTATGGTTTATAAGTAGAATAGGTATTGCCTTTTCTTATTTTTATATATGGTTTGGCAAACATAATTATTATACAAATTTAAAAAAATTTTGCTCGAACAATAAGACTTTGACTGAATGATGGAGTTTTATGATATTAAAGCTGATGTTTTTTGCAGCGTATATTTAATAATGGGGGTAAAAAAATGTCCGCACAGGATATTAGTAGAGCAGCATTAAAGCTTTTTGCAGAAAAGGGTTATGATGCTACTACGTTAGCAGACATTGCAAAAGTAATAGGAATAAAAAAACCATCTATTTATGCACATTACACAAGTAAAATGGAAATTTTTCTTACAGTATTACATGATGTCAGGATAGATTATTTACAATGCTGGGAAAAGGCCGTTCGTGAAACGGCAGGGTTGTCAGCTAATGAAAAACTAAGAAACATATTTTTATTAGTAGGAAATTATTTTTTTCATCATCGTGATGAAATGTATTTTTGGATGCGTATGTGGATGTTTCCGCCGACAGCCTGCAATGAAGATATT is a window encoding:
- a CDS encoding B12-binding domain-containing radical SAM protein, producing MKVIFIVPTDAIRRTPVYRLGGSIYGYSNVITGPLVLGHILKNAGHQVEVYEELNEDVDFSQCMDADVIGIYTMTSCAPRAYNIADMFRQHNCRVILGGMHASAVPEEAIKHADQVIVGEAESVIKDVVEKKITDKIIKAPIIYNLDEIPFPDYSLLKTSCSAANVITTRGCPFSCSFCTTSRMFHPYRERSVENVIEELRYYKSLGFKCMNFEDDNFTANKKRTKKLLRRMIEENLVFKETFFFGRTDLAEDEELLQLLQKAHLNRVLVGIESLNQKSLNAINKKQKIVDIEKCAKRLAQYKIRLIASLVLGLDDDSIEDIRRGVKFCRHINAYQLQPAVLTPFPGTPVYKKFIKEKRMITDNWRYFDMMNVTFKPRNMSAWQLQKEFFHSVRKFYNFTSSFKIMRLFGFDSGIRRLGLWFISRIGIAFSYFYIWFGKHNYYTNLKKFCSNNKTLTE
- a CDS encoding TetR/AcrR family transcriptional regulator; the encoded protein is MSAQDISRAALKLFAEKGYDATTLADIAKVIGIKKPSIYAHYTSKMEIFLTVLHDVRIDYLQCWEKAVRETAGLSANEKLRNIFLLVGNYFFHHRDEMYFWMRMWMFPPTACNEDILRLMQDTNRKLISRIANIFQDGINEGIFVNESSLELSHAYWCMLDGYLVRMMCHPKFDYDKALSIIWKAFLVNSLQKKR